A genomic segment from Clostridium pasteurianum BC1 encodes:
- a CDS encoding DMT family transporter translates to MIGIFLSILSGICMSLQGVFNTRLSEKIGLWETNVIVQGSALIFTSIVLIFASKGNFKNIKDVNKMYLLGGILGVIIVYTVMKGISSVGTTCAISTILIAQLLAAAIIDAFGFFDTPKIAFGANEILGVIIMIVGIVVFKWKC, encoded by the coding sequence ATGATTGGCATATTTTTATCAATTTTATCAGGAATTTGTATGAGTCTTCAAGGAGTTTTTAATACAAGGCTAAGCGAGAAAATAGGTCTTTGGGAAACAAATGTAATTGTTCAGGGAAGTGCATTAATTTTTACTTCCATAGTATTGATTTTTGCCAGCAAGGGCAATTTTAAAAATATAAAAGATGTAAACAAAATGTATCTTTTAGGTGGAATACTTGGTGTCATAATTGTCTATACTGTTATGAAGGGAATATCTTCTGTGGGAACTACCTGTGCAATCTCAACAATATTAATTGCTCAACTTTTGGCTGCAGCTATTATTGACGCTTTTGGATTCTTTGATACTCCTAAAATAGCCTTCGGAGCTAATGAAATATTAGGTGTAATCATTATGATAGTAGGTATAGTAGTATTTAAATGGAAATGTTGA
- a CDS encoding S8 family serine peptidase gives MFSMRKKLDNNLRLAIEKDRLKNYRVIIHCTALLDRFQSKIKSLRGELICIIPSVNCVCANISANTIKRLIEYPEVNFITLDNFAYLCANSISASNKISLSKNLKFTGKDVCIALVDSGIYPHPDLLSPFKRIKNFIDIVNGLNYPYDDNGHGTFVSGVISGSGINSNGMYKGIAPNSSIYCIKAFNSLGKAYISNILLAIDKILYDCKEFNIRILCLPFEISTEEDFILSLFHNAFEKAKENNIVVVVPSGNNENIKSSIRGIAGLDNCLTVGGLDTASTIKSYHYSASGPCGKLMKPDLSAACVDIYSLKSDTNYVSERDGVKLYPHKMEKYYTSFTGTSCAAAYVSGICALLLESNKNLNYNDIISLIKASCKLLSFPKWQQGEGIIEINKLFSNE, from the coding sequence ATGTTTTCTATGAGAAAAAAACTTGATAACAACCTGAGACTTGCTATTGAAAAAGATAGGCTTAAAAATTATAGGGTCATTATTCACTGTACTGCCTTATTGGATAGATTTCAATCAAAAATAAAATCTCTTAGAGGGGAATTAATCTGTATAATCCCTTCTGTTAACTGTGTATGTGCAAACATATCTGCTAATACCATTAAGCGTTTAATAGAATATCCAGAGGTAAATTTTATTACCTTAGATAATTTTGCTTATCTTTGCGCAAATAGTATATCCGCCTCTAATAAGATAAGTTTATCTAAAAATTTGAAATTTACAGGTAAAGATGTATGCATAGCTTTAGTAGATAGCGGTATATATCCACATCCTGATTTATTGAGTCCTTTTAAAAGAATCAAAAATTTTATAGATATTGTAAACGGACTTAATTATCCTTATGATGATAATGGCCACGGTACTTTTGTCAGTGGAGTAATATCTGGCAGTGGCATTAATTCAAATGGCATGTACAAAGGCATAGCTCCAAACAGCAGCATATACTGTATAAAGGCCTTTAATTCTTTGGGAAAAGCTTATATATCAAACATACTTTTAGCCATAGACAAAATTCTTTATGACTGTAAGGAATTTAACATAAGAATACTTTGCTTACCTTTTGAGATAAGTACAGAAGAGGATTTTATATTATCACTTTTTCATAATGCTTTTGAAAAGGCGAAGGAGAACAACATTGTAGTAGTAGTTCCAAGTGGAAATAACGAAAATATAAAAAGTTCTATAAGAGGAATTGCTGGATTAGATAACTGTTTAACTGTTGGTGGCCTTGATACTGCTTCTACAATTAAATCATATCATTATTCCGCTAGCGGTCCCTGCGGCAAGCTTATGAAGCCAGATCTTTCCGCCGCCTGCGTTGATATATATTCTTTAAAATCTGATACAAACTACGTTTCAGAAAGAGATGGGGTAAAACTTTATCCTCATAAAATGGAAAAATACTATACCAGTTTTACAGGTACTTCTTGTGCAGCTGCCTATGTAAGTGGAATTTGTGCTCTCTTATTGGAAAGTAATAAAAATTTAAATTATAATGATATTATTTCCCTTATTAAAGCTTCTTGCAAATTATTAAGTTTTCCAAAATGGCAGCAAGGCGAAGGTATAATAGAAATAAATAAATTGTTCAGTAATGAATAA
- a CDS encoding ribonuclease Z: protein MLDVCLLGCGGSMPVPNRSLTSMLVSSNGSKLLIDCGEGTQVSMKILGSGFKAIDIICFTHYHADHIAGLPGLLLTIANSGRIEPLTIVGPSGLKKVVEGMTVIAPMLPYELKLIEVQQDFYELKLNDMIIHAISCEHTLPCLGYSVEIKRRKKFNKEKAQLNDVPIKLWSILQKGESIQFGKRVFTPDMVLGDERKGIKICYVTDTRPIASLVDFIKEAELFICEGMYGEDDSLEKAIKNKHMLFSEAAALAKEGNVKELWLTHFSPSLKEPEKYLEHTKKIFDNTIVGKDRLCRDINFT, encoded by the coding sequence TTGCTTGATGTATGTCTATTAGGTTGTGGAGGCAGTATGCCTGTTCCAAATAGATCACTTACTTCCATGCTGGTAAGTTCTAATGGCAGTAAATTGTTAATTGATTGTGGCGAGGGAACTCAAGTTTCTATGAAAATATTAGGTAGTGGCTTTAAAGCTATAGACATTATCTGCTTTACTCATTATCATGCAGATCATATAGCAGGACTTCCTGGGCTTTTGTTAACTATCGCCAATTCAGGCAGAATAGAACCACTTACTATAGTAGGACCTTCAGGATTAAAAAAGGTTGTTGAAGGTATGACAGTTATAGCACCAATGCTTCCCTATGAATTAAAATTAATAGAAGTACAACAGGATTTCTATGAACTTAAATTAAATGATATGATAATTCATGCTATAAGTTGTGAACATACTCTTCCTTGCTTAGGTTATAGTGTAGAGATAAAGAGAAGAAAGAAATTTAACAAAGAAAAGGCTCAGTTAAATGATGTGCCTATAAAACTATGGAGTATTCTTCAAAAGGGTGAAAGCATTCAATTTGGCAAAAGAGTATTTACGCCAGACATGGTTTTAGGCGATGAGAGAAAGGGTATAAAAATTTGTTATGTTACAGATACAAGACCTATAGCTTCTCTTGTGGATTTTATAAAGGAGGCTGAACTTTTTATATGTGAAGGTATGTATGGTGAAGATGATAGCTTAGAAAAGGCCATTAAAAATAAACATATGCTTTTTAGTGAAGCAGCAGCTTTGGCAAAAGAAGGTAATGTAAAAGAACTTTGGCTCACTCATTTTAGTCCATCACTTAAAGAGCCAGAAAAATATTTGGAACATACAAAAAAGATATTTGACAATACTATAGTGGGAAAAGATAGACTTTGCAGGGATATAAATTTCACCTGA